Proteins from one Natrinema salinisoli genomic window:
- a CDS encoding metallophosphoesterase family protein yields the protein MEVLCISDIQWEPAVKKTLIRLQNEIDEASPSLVLFGGDVINDGGNENEHVDEFIELLDYLEELGTMSFTIQGNHDEYSDYETIERHIEGLEYAEEISHVVAEFDGLKVLGLPYSSTHSLRTARQLSEEFSGSYDIVLAHAESSRRIWLFELDSRIVITGHYADRLCQVRDQAFVSMGSYPSDSVIINFDRDEVLYRREVESHMASQDRYEARVRLDDGELEWLRDEYDPDVFSSQPLQDSDYSDRFEALISAKDKVSETDDEGDVRMIIEGLLEAGIPKTHIREYIGRYDFL from the coding sequence CCAGCAGTCAAAAAGACTCTCATCAGACTCCAAAACGAAATTGATGAAGCCTCTCCTTCTCTGGTGCTTTTCGGCGGAGACGTGATTAACGACGGCGGAAACGAAAACGAGCATGTAGACGAGTTCATCGAATTATTAGACTATTTAGAGGAATTAGGAACAATGTCTTTCACCATACAGGGAAACCATGACGAATACTCCGATTACGAAACAATAGAAAGACACATTGAAGGTTTGGAATATGCGGAAGAAATCTCCCACGTGGTCGCTGAGTTTGACGGCTTGAAGGTGTTGGGACTGCCGTATTCCTCTACTCACTCTCTTCGGACGGCAAGGCAACTGAGCGAGGAGTTTTCGGGAAGTTATGATATAGTGTTAGCACATGCAGAATCCTCTCGAAGAATCTGGTTGTTTGAACTTGATTCGAGGATCGTGATCACAGGCCATTATGCTGACAGACTATGCCAAGTTCGTGATCAGGCCTTTGTGTCAATGGGATCGTATCCAAGTGATTCCGTGATAATCAATTTTGATCGGGATGAGGTACTGTATAGAAGAGAAGTCGAATCACACATGGCCAGTCAGGACAGATACGAAGCCCGAGTAAGATTAGATGATGGGGAGCTGGAATGGCTTCGTGATGAGTACGATCCAGATGTATTCAGTTCACAGCCATTGCAGGACTCTGACTATTCTGACCGGTTCGAGGCCCTGATTTCTGCTAAGGACAAGGTATCTGAAACCGATGACGAGGGAGATGTGAGAATGATTATTGAAGGGCTGTTAGAAGCTGGTATTCCGAAGACACATATTCGTGAATATATCGGACGCTACGATTTTCTATAG
- a CDS encoding AEC family transporter, translated as MDVVGRLLALLVVLLVGTGLRTTGILDTRRTELLNALAYYVALPALIFVSTYTRSIGDLLTPALLGGLVVVVFSTAGLAWLAHRHRDSRARRSVAIVQSYHSNLGYLGLPLVAATFDASVTAIASVVLGVVTLAQLPLTLIVLSALNGADASIRRELRGLATNPVLLSLFAGLAVGSIGISIPSTVANGLDAVGSIALPVALLCVGASLQIDLPSIDVGATAAVVALKIGLMPIIAWIVFSALAVDSATFTASVVMLGTPTAVSTFVFANELGGDSEFASLNVFVTTLVSIVTMFVLITLVS; from the coding sequence ATGGACGTCGTCGGTCGGCTACTGGCGCTGCTCGTCGTGTTGCTGGTCGGGACCGGGTTACGGACCACCGGCATCCTCGATACGCGCCGGACCGAACTGCTGAACGCCCTCGCCTACTACGTCGCGCTCCCGGCGCTGATCTTCGTCTCGACGTACACCCGCTCGATCGGTGACCTCCTCACGCCGGCACTGCTCGGTGGGCTCGTCGTCGTGGTGTTCTCGACCGCAGGGCTCGCCTGGCTCGCCCACCGGCATCGCGACTCGAGGGCGCGCCGGAGCGTCGCGATCGTGCAGTCCTATCACTCGAATCTCGGCTATCTCGGACTGCCGCTGGTCGCCGCAACGTTCGACGCGTCAGTGACGGCGATCGCGAGCGTCGTGCTCGGGGTCGTGACGTTGGCCCAGCTTCCGCTGACGCTCATCGTCCTATCGGCGCTCAACGGCGCGGACGCGTCGATCCGTCGCGAGCTTCGGGGCCTCGCGACGAATCCCGTGTTGCTGAGCCTGTTCGCCGGGCTCGCCGTCGGCTCGATCGGGATTTCGATTCCGTCGACTGTCGCGAACGGCCTCGATGCGGTCGGATCGATCGCACTTCCGGTCGCGCTGCTCTGTGTCGGTGCGTCGCTGCAGATCGATCTTCCGTCGATCGACGTCGGCGCGACCGCCGCCGTCGTCGCGCTCAAGATCGGCCTCATGCCTATCATCGCGTGGATCGTCTTCTCCGCACTCGCCGTCGACTCGGCAACGTTCACCGCCAGCGTGGTGATGCTCGGTACCCCGACGGCCGTCTCGACGTTCGTCTTCGCGAACGAGCTCGGCGGCGACAGCGAATTCGCGTCGCTGAACGTCTTCGTGACGACGCTCGTCTCCATCGTGACGATGTTCGTCCTGATAACGCTGGTCAGCTAG
- a CDS encoding YihY/virulence factor BrkB family protein, with the protein MEIQDTLTEIYRTASDRDLTFLAAGFAYYAFVSLIPLVLLAIVVGSLLGGEQAAQRLITAAGDFLPSSGEQLVTEALTTESGRAEATVVALLVAAWGGLKVFRGLSLAFDNVYDEVAEDSLVDQIRDGLTVIVAGAGALVLMIGIGAALRIVADTVPFAGVLGWLALLLGLVLVFLPIYYVLPPVPVGFREILPGAIFAAVGWTVLQLGFQLYASNAGQYEAYGAVGAVLLFVTWLYFAGIIILVGAVLNVVRARPALAA; encoded by the coding sequence ATGGAGATTCAGGATACGCTCACCGAGATCTATCGAACGGCGAGCGACCGCGATTTGACCTTTCTCGCGGCCGGGTTCGCCTACTACGCGTTCGTCTCGCTGATTCCGCTCGTCTTACTCGCGATCGTGGTCGGGTCGTTGTTGGGCGGCGAGCAAGCGGCCCAGCGGTTGATTACCGCCGCCGGCGACTTCCTCCCGTCATCGGGCGAGCAACTGGTCACCGAGGCGTTGACGACCGAGTCCGGCCGCGCCGAAGCGACCGTGGTCGCACTCCTCGTCGCCGCCTGGGGTGGACTCAAGGTCTTCCGGGGGCTGAGTCTCGCGTTCGATAACGTCTACGACGAGGTCGCCGAGGATTCGCTGGTCGATCAAATACGGGACGGACTCACCGTGATCGTCGCCGGTGCGGGTGCGCTGGTCCTGATGATCGGGATCGGTGCCGCCCTCCGGATCGTCGCGGATACCGTCCCGTTCGCCGGCGTGTTGGGCTGGCTCGCACTCCTCCTCGGGCTCGTTCTCGTTTTTCTCCCGATCTACTACGTCCTTCCACCCGTTCCGGTCGGATTTCGCGAAATCCTTCCCGGCGCGATCTTCGCGGCCGTCGGCTGGACGGTCCTCCAGCTCGGCTTTCAGCTGTACGCGTCGAACGCCGGCCAGTACGAGGCCTACGGAGCCGTCGGTGCCGTCCTCCTGTTCGTCACGTGGCTCTACTTCGCCGGTATCATCATTCTTGTCGGTGCCGTCCTCAACGTCGTCAGAGCGCGGCCGGCCCTCGCCGCGTAA
- a CDS encoding CAP domain-containing protein — MEGSRLEMTDADGGPDRALLGGLIRFLVAVLLVVSLALGTALFAPQLLEDVGIENRPAPSADPPPAGERNPAVTDPDDPGVSSYETDVETITSPTVEDFVHAEVNERRAEHGLEPLEWDGTIASVSRAHSDDMARRDYFAHTNPDGEGPYDRFQDVDSYCQGYGENIAKTWVDRPIRRPGNGETVRYRTAEGLATGLVNQWMNSTPHRQAILETGETPPWDRAGVGVYIADDGSVYAGQNFCREW, encoded by the coding sequence ATGGAGGGGTCGCGACTCGAGATGACTGACGCGGACGGGGGTCCGGACCGCGCGCTGCTCGGCGGACTGATACGGTTCCTCGTCGCCGTCCTCCTCGTCGTTTCGCTCGCGCTCGGGACCGCGCTGTTCGCGCCCCAGCTCCTCGAGGACGTCGGCATCGAGAACCGACCCGCGCCAAGTGCCGATCCGCCGCCGGCCGGCGAGCGAAATCCCGCGGTGACCGATCCCGACGATCCCGGGGTTTCGAGTTACGAGACCGACGTCGAGACGATCACCTCCCCGACGGTCGAGGACTTCGTCCACGCCGAGGTCAACGAGCGCCGGGCCGAGCACGGGCTCGAGCCCCTGGAGTGGGACGGGACGATCGCGTCCGTCTCGCGCGCCCACAGCGACGACATGGCACGGCGGGACTACTTCGCACACACGAACCCGGACGGAGAAGGACCGTACGATCGGTTCCAGGACGTCGACAGCTACTGTCAGGGCTACGGCGAGAACATCGCGAAGACGTGGGTCGACCGCCCCATCAGACGACCCGGCAACGGGGAGACCGTTCGCTACCGGACCGCCGAGGGGCTCGCGACCGGACTGGTAAATCAGTGGATGAACTCCACGCCGCATCGGCAGGCGATCCTCGAAACGGGCGAGACGCCGCCGTGGGATCGAGCGGGCGTCGGCGTCTACATCGCCGACGACGGCTCGGTCTACGCGGGCCAGAACTTCTGCCGGGAGTGGTGA
- a CDS encoding lycopene cyclase domain-containing protein, with translation MIDISVFGRYTYLATELVWGIVAALLLRRANALRKAAVTILALYPIAYVWDRYTLAVGVFDIKLRTGIDIAGIPLEEHLFMAVVPGLVIGIHETIFGDGGGADGSAVASSSPSAE, from the coding sequence ATGATCGATATCAGCGTCTTCGGTCGCTACACCTACCTCGCGACCGAGCTCGTCTGGGGTATCGTCGCCGCCCTCCTGCTCCGCCGCGCGAACGCGCTCCGAAAGGCAGCAGTCACGATCCTCGCGCTGTACCCCATCGCCTACGTCTGGGACCGGTACACGCTCGCGGTCGGCGTCTTCGACATCAAACTCCGAACCGGGATCGATATCGCCGGCATTCCGCTCGAGGAACACCTCTTCATGGCGGTCGTGCCCGGACTCGTTATCGGGATCCACGAGACGATTTTCGGCGACGGTGGCGGAGCCGACGGGTCGGCGGTAGCGTCCTCGTCTCCCTCCGCGGAGTGA
- a CDS encoding CBS domain-containing protein: protein MNIADIATTEFIEVDVGTRMGKVRSMFENGNPKGIIVTNDGEYEGVISEREILQSHVEDDAKVAALTKPSRSTPSPKVDRQEDVRETARVLVESNAKVAPVFENGELWGVITDDAILEAVLDNLDALTVADIYTDDPVTLTEDDGIGKAINLLREHGISRLPILNENGYLAGVVTTHDIADFVIRENHTTTTGDRVGDTQRLLDVPVYDIMNSPVETTTLDATAKEAVETMLEKDYAGLMVTPKDDDRVVNGVITKTDVLRALTFTEEEHMDVQITNISMLDTITRESIVQSIEDVADKYADMQVMHAHVRFHEHNEKLRGTPLVQCQIRLRTNKDQVAGTGEGYGAENSFRVALDKLERNVLELKGVTSDEEYRGQLLRKLNQI from the coding sequence ATGAATATCGCTGATATCGCCACCACGGAGTTTATCGAAGTCGACGTCGGGACGCGAATGGGGAAGGTCCGTTCGATGTTCGAGAACGGCAATCCCAAGGGAATCATCGTCACCAACGACGGGGAGTACGAGGGCGTCATCAGCGAGCGAGAGATCCTCCAATCTCACGTCGAGGACGACGCCAAGGTCGCGGCGCTCACCAAACCGAGCCGGAGCACGCCGTCGCCCAAGGTCGACCGACAGGAAGACGTCCGGGAAACCGCGCGCGTACTCGTCGAAAGCAACGCCAAGGTCGCGCCGGTCTTCGAGAACGGCGAACTCTGGGGCGTCATCACCGACGACGCCATCCTCGAGGCCGTCCTGGACAACCTCGACGCGCTGACCGTCGCGGACATCTACACCGACGACCCGGTCACGCTCACCGAGGACGACGGCATCGGCAAGGCGATCAACCTCCTGCGCGAGCACGGCATCTCGCGGCTGCCGATCCTCAACGAGAACGGCTACCTCGCCGGCGTCGTGACGACCCACGACATCGCCGACTTCGTCATCCGGGAGAACCACACGACGACGACCGGCGACCGGGTCGGCGACACCCAGCGCCTGCTCGACGTGCCCGTCTACGACATCATGAACAGTCCCGTCGAGACGACGACGCTCGACGCGACGGCCAAGGAAGCCGTCGAAACGATGCTCGAGAAGGATTACGCGGGGCTGATGGTCACGCCGAAGGACGACGACCGGGTCGTCAACGGCGTCATCACCAAGACGGACGTCCTGCGCGCGCTGACGTTCACCGAGGAAGAGCACATGGACGTCCAGATCACGAACATCTCGATGCTCGACACCATCACCCGGGAGTCGATCGTCCAGAGCATCGAGGACGTCGCCGACAAGTACGCCGACATGCAGGTCATGCACGCACACGTGCGCTTTCACGAGCACAACGAGAAGCTCCGTGGCACCCCGCTCGTCCAGTGCCAGATCCGCCTGCGGACCAACAAGGATCAGGTCGCCGGCACCGGCGAGGGCTACGGCGCGGAGAACTCGTTCCGCGTCGCGCTGGACAAACTCGAGCGCAACGTCTTAGAACTCAAGGGCGTCACCAGCGACGAGGAGTACCGCGGCCAGCTCCTGCGGAAGCTCAACCAGATCTAG
- a CDS encoding beta-glucosidase family protein, whose product MNDTSQRVDFLLDALTREEKLRLVSGRTDPDGTATGYLPGVDRLGVPEFRLVDGPLGVRAEGKRATAFPASIAVAAAFGPELAREMGAAMAREARALDQDALLAPGTNLIRVPHCGRNFEYYSEDPVLASRTTAGAVAGIHDEDVIATVKHYVANNQETDRVRVSSEVDERTLRELYLRPFRAAVEADVGSVMTAYNRVNGTHMSDHERLVGDVLKGEWGFDGYVVSDWYGTESTVGAATAGLDLEMPGVPVGTEDTDPESDWEWPAGDDLEGEAAEIMGGLPDGTKAGLFGDPLAAAIDAGEVPADRLDDMVRRLLGQLDRIGRLEDEGGESGSGDGSSKSDGELDTPRHRRLAETIAARGTVLLENDDALPLGEETDIAVIGPNVHEARLGGGGSSETTPFRSTSPVAGLRARAAGEVAVARGVDSVPDLSLFDVLPFVGEGEGEQLADEPTTESVGIDASDPSIDAAVEAARDAAAAVVFVRDRTTEAKDRDSLRLPGEQDELVAAVAGAADETVVVVNSSGPVELPWREDVDAILEAWYPGQADGAAIAEVLYGDRDPGGRLPVTFAPEGAYPASNERRYPGVDGRAHYEEGVFVGYRHFDRDDVEAEPTYPFGHGHSYADLSYRAASVVDDRTVRVTIENAADRSGREVVQAYLRPPYSSPVDRPVRELAGFESVELAAGETRTLELELESRALGRYDAEAGWTIDPGTYTVELARSARDVRETVSLEVDSENEV is encoded by the coding sequence ATGAACGATACTTCTCAGCGCGTCGACTTCCTCCTCGACGCGTTGACTCGCGAGGAGAAACTGCGCCTCGTTAGCGGGCGGACCGACCCCGACGGTACCGCGACGGGGTACCTGCCGGGCGTCGACCGGCTCGGGGTTCCGGAGTTCCGGCTGGTCGATGGCCCGCTCGGCGTTCGCGCGGAGGGAAAGCGCGCGACGGCGTTTCCGGCGTCGATCGCCGTCGCGGCCGCCTTCGGTCCCGAACTCGCTCGCGAGATGGGCGCGGCGATGGCCCGCGAGGCTCGCGCACTCGATCAGGACGCGTTGCTCGCCCCCGGGACGAACCTGATCCGGGTGCCCCACTGCGGGCGCAACTTCGAGTACTACTCCGAGGATCCCGTTCTCGCCTCCCGGACGACCGCCGGTGCCGTCGCGGGAATTCACGACGAGGACGTGATCGCGACGGTCAAACACTACGTCGCGAACAACCAGGAGACGGACCGGGTCCGCGTCAGTAGCGAGGTCGACGAGCGAACGCTTCGCGAACTGTACCTGCGCCCCTTCCGGGCGGCCGTCGAGGCGGACGTCGGCTCCGTAATGACCGCCTACAACCGGGTCAACGGAACCCATATGAGCGATCACGAGCGACTCGTCGGCGACGTGCTCAAAGGCGAGTGGGGATTCGACGGCTACGTCGTCTCCGACTGGTACGGTACCGAGAGCACCGTCGGTGCCGCGACCGCGGGACTGGACCTCGAGATGCCGGGCGTCCCGGTCGGCACTGAGGATACCGACCCCGAATCCGACTGGGAGTGGCCGGCCGGAGACGACCTCGAGGGCGAAGCCGCCGAAATCATGGGCGGACTTCCGGACGGAACGAAGGCGGGACTGTTCGGCGACCCGCTCGCGGCGGCCATCGACGCCGGCGAGGTCCCGGCCGATCGCCTCGACGACATGGTTCGACGGCTCCTCGGCCAACTGGATCGAATCGGCCGTCTCGAGGACGAGGGAGGAGAAAGCGGGAGCGGCGACGGTAGCAGCAAGTCGGACGGCGAGCTCGACACGCCCCGTCATCGTCGTCTCGCCGAAACAATCGCCGCGCGCGGGACCGTCCTGCTCGAGAACGACGACGCGCTGCCGCTGGGCGAGGAGACGGACATCGCCGTCATCGGACCGAACGTTCACGAGGCGAGACTCGGCGGGGGCGGCTCCTCGGAGACGACGCCATTCCGATCGACGAGTCCCGTCGCGGGGCTCCGAGCGCGGGCCGCCGGCGAGGTCGCGGTCGCTCGCGGCGTCGATTCGGTTCCCGACCTCTCGCTGTTCGACGTGTTGCCGTTCGTCGGCGAAGGCGAGGGCGAGCAGCTAGCCGACGAACCGACCACCGAATCGGTCGGCATCGATGCGTCCGATCCCAGCATCGACGCGGCGGTCGAGGCCGCTCGAGACGCGGCCGCGGCCGTCGTCTTCGTTCGCGACAGGACGACTGAGGCGAAAGACCGCGACTCGCTCCGATTGCCCGGCGAGCAGGACGAACTGGTCGCGGCCGTCGCCGGCGCGGCCGACGAAACGGTCGTCGTGGTCAACTCGAGCGGGCCCGTCGAACTCCCGTGGCGCGAGGACGTCGATGCGATCCTCGAGGCGTGGTATCCGGGACAGGCCGACGGGGCCGCGATCGCCGAAGTGCTGTACGGGGACCGCGATCCGGGGGGTCGGTTACCCGTGACCTTCGCACCCGAGGGAGCCTATCCCGCGAGCAACGAGCGCCGCTATCCGGGCGTCGACGGGAGGGCCCATTACGAAGAGGGGGTCTTCGTCGGCTACCGTCACTTCGACCGCGACGACGTCGAGGCGGAGCCGACCTATCCGTTCGGACACGGGCACTCCTACGCGGACCTCTCGTATCGAGCGGCGAGCGTCGTCGACGATCGCACGGTTCGCGTGACGATCGAGAACGCGGCCGACCGATCCGGTCGCGAGGTCGTCCAGGCGTATCTCCGGCCGCCGTACTCGTCGCCGGTCGACCGTCCCGTGCGCGAGCTCGCCGGGTTCGAATCGGTCGAACTCGCCGCCGGCGAGACCCGAACGCTAGAGCTCGAACTCGAGTCGCGTGCACTCGGTCGGTACGACGCCGAGGCTGGGTGGACGATCGACCCCGGCACGTACACCGTCGAACTCGCGCGCTCGGCGCGAGACGTCCGGGAGACGGTCAGCCTCGAGGTCGACTCGGAAAACGAGGTGTGA
- the radB gene encoding DNA repair and recombination protein RadB has product MTDEAIPTGCGPVDELLGGGFERGTVTQLYGPPAAGKTNLALSAAVETAVDGGTAVYIDTEGVSVDRFQQLLEAAVDGQPPGDGGGDDVEAVASRIVIEDALDFEEQAEAVRDAEEFAERAELIVLDSATGFYRLERTADGDEGEALRSVTRQVTHLLSLARKYDLAVVLTNQVFADPDSDRTRGLGGNTLEHWTGTVLRLERFRGGKRRATLEKHRSKPAGESVQFRITDTGLEGGEASAPR; this is encoded by the coding sequence GTGACTGACGAGGCGATTCCAACCGGCTGTGGCCCGGTCGACGAGTTGCTCGGTGGTGGGTTCGAGCGCGGCACGGTGACGCAGTTGTACGGCCCGCCGGCCGCCGGAAAGACGAATCTCGCGCTGTCGGCCGCCGTCGAGACGGCCGTCGACGGCGGGACCGCGGTCTACATCGACACCGAGGGGGTTTCGGTCGACCGCTTCCAGCAACTGCTCGAGGCCGCCGTCGACGGCCAGCCGCCGGGAGACGGCGGCGGGGACGACGTCGAAGCCGTCGCTTCGCGGATCGTCATCGAGGACGCGCTGGACTTCGAGGAGCAGGCCGAGGCCGTCCGCGACGCCGAGGAGTTCGCCGAGCGCGCGGAGTTGATCGTCCTCGACAGCGCGACCGGGTTCTACCGGCTCGAGCGCACGGCAGACGGCGACGAGGGCGAGGCGCTCCGGAGCGTCACCAGACAGGTGACGCACCTGCTCTCGCTGGCCCGGAAGTACGATCTGGCGGTCGTCCTGACGAATCAGGTCTTCGCCGATCCCGACTCCGACCGGACCCGCGGGCTGGGCGGCAACACTCTGGAACACTGGACCGGAACCGTGCTCCGCCTCGAGCGATTCCGCGGCGGGAAGCGACGGGCGACGCTGGAGAAACACCGCTCGAAACCCGCCGGCGAGTCCGTCCAGTTCCGGATCACGGATACGGGACTCGAGGGCGGTGAAGCGTCCGCGCCGCGTTGA
- a CDS encoding TIGR00341 family protein — translation MRLLQIAVPVGKRDAVETMLEASDVEYFLTDETSRREYSALVFVPTGPEDVEALVDELREIGVQEEGYVTISKLEAVLSDRFERQQRDEPTPDSDDEETGHRIAREELRARAAEVAPATPNYVLFTVVSTVIATAGLLMNSAAVVVGSMVIAPLIGPAIAASVGSILDDDELFRTSVKAQFLGLGVAIGSAAVFAGLVRLTFLPDLQIQLIEQVGERINPGALALVVALGAGVAGTVSLTSTTSVALVGVAIAVALIPPAATVGLGIAYGDVTAAVSAGILVFINVLSINVASLGTLWVQGYRPEHWFAEQSARRAVIRRAALLVVAVLVLSSALAVTTINVSENAEFERTVADIASESDAHVLSIEFAYRTDLFLRHPTAVTVRIIGGSQDTAVALRDRITDHTQRDIAVIVIREDGAASTTQRLESPSIEHVPVSGGSSSGPLAIG, via the coding sequence ATGCGCCTGTTGCAGATCGCCGTCCCCGTCGGCAAGCGAGACGCCGTCGAAACGATGCTCGAGGCGTCCGACGTCGAGTACTTTCTCACCGACGAAACGTCGCGGCGGGAGTACAGTGCGCTCGTGTTCGTTCCGACCGGGCCCGAGGACGTCGAAGCCCTCGTGGACGAACTCCGGGAGATCGGGGTTCAAGAAGAGGGGTACGTGACGATCAGCAAGCTCGAGGCCGTCCTGTCCGATCGGTTCGAGCGACAACAGCGTGACGAGCCGACACCCGATTCGGACGACGAGGAGACGGGCCACCGGATCGCGCGCGAAGAACTCCGCGCTCGGGCCGCCGAAGTCGCACCGGCCACCCCCAACTACGTCCTATTCACCGTCGTCAGCACCGTTATCGCGACGGCCGGGCTGCTGATGAACAGCGCGGCGGTGGTCGTCGGATCGATGGTGATCGCGCCCCTCATCGGGCCGGCCATCGCGGCCAGCGTCGGCAGCATTCTCGACGACGACGAACTGTTCCGCACGAGCGTCAAGGCACAGTTTCTCGGATTGGGCGTTGCGATCGGGAGCGCTGCCGTCTTCGCCGGTCTCGTCCGGTTGACGTTCCTGCCGGATCTCCAGATCCAGCTCATCGAACAGGTCGGCGAGCGGATCAACCCCGGTGCGCTCGCCCTGGTCGTCGCGCTCGGTGCCGGCGTGGCCGGGACGGTGTCGCTGACGTCGACGACGAGCGTCGCACTCGTCGGCGTTGCGATCGCCGTGGCGCTCATTCCCCCGGCTGCGACCGTCGGACTCGGGATCGCCTACGGCGACGTTACAGCCGCCGTGAGCGCCGGTATTCTCGTCTTTATTAACGTCCTCTCGATTAACGTCGCGAGCCTCGGCACGCTCTGGGTGCAGGGATACCGACCCGAGCACTGGTTCGCCGAGCAGAGCGCCCGGCGTGCCGTCATCCGCCGGGCGGCGCTACTCGTCGTCGCCGTGCTCGTCCTCTCGTCGGCGCTCGCAGTGACGACGATCAACGTCTCGGAGAACGCCGAATTCGAGCGAACCGTTGCCGATATCGCGAGCGAGAGCGACGCGCACGTCCTCTCGATCGAATTCGCCTATCGAACCGACCTCTTTCTCCGCCATCCCACGGCGGTCACCGTCCGTATCATCGGCGGCTCACAGGACACGGCGGTAGCGCTTCGGGACCGTATCACCGATCACACGCAGCGGGATATCGCTGTCATCGTGATCCGCGAGGACGGCGCAGCGTCGACGACACAGCGGCTCGAGTCGCCATCGATCGAGCACGTGCCGGTGAGCGGTGGTTCCTCGAGCGGGCCGCTTGCGATCGGCTAG
- a CDS encoding alpha/beta fold hydrolase: MPSTSEESDLSTAECTLSDGRTLTYAIGGDPQGKPIIVHHGTPGSRLFAGICSRAAARNGVRLVVPDRPGYGKSTPPPRDWTWDDWQNDLNELLDTESIDRAPFVGFSGGGPFTLAAATADRTSRIGLVSTVVPPAENTLTALSRVPFALRLLFRLSKSVARVRGPDAVVQQYTDRSVAEPVRTAVADDFHEGVRQGGDAVVREIRMFAESSFDSVRSDVPIRAWHGVQDENTPLSPVETILEETHGTLITEESDHLGTLLDCREDVLEWVTE; this comes from the coding sequence ATGCCGAGTACCAGTGAGGAATCGGATCTGTCGACCGCTGAATGTACCCTCTCGGATGGGCGAACGCTCACCTACGCTATCGGCGGTGACCCACAGGGGAAGCCGATCATCGTTCATCACGGCACTCCCGGCTCTCGGTTATTCGCAGGAATCTGTTCCCGCGCCGCTGCTCGAAACGGGGTCCGGCTCGTCGTCCCGGATCGTCCCGGATACGGGAAATCGACCCCGCCACCGCGTGACTGGACCTGGGACGACTGGCAGAACGACCTGAACGAACTGCTCGACACCGAATCGATCGATCGGGCCCCGTTCGTCGGCTTCTCCGGTGGGGGCCCATTCACGCTCGCAGCAGCGACGGCCGACCGAACGAGCCGAATCGGACTGGTCAGTACCGTCGTGCCACCCGCCGAGAACACACTCACTGCGCTCTCGAGGGTCCCGTTCGCACTGCGTCTCCTCTTTCGCCTCTCCAAATCGGTCGCTCGCGTCCGTGGCCCGGACGCCGTCGTCCAGCAATACACCGACCGGTCGGTGGCCGAACCTGTGCGAACTGCCGTCGCAGACGATTTTCACGAGGGGGTCCGACAGGGGGGAGACGCGGTCGTGCGCGAGATTCGGATGTTCGCCGAGAGTTCGTTCGATTCGGTTCGATCCGACGTTCCGATCCGCGCGTGGCACGGGGTCCAAGACGAGAACACGCCGCTCTCTCCCGTCGAGACGATTCTCGAGGAGACACACGGAACACTGATAACGGAAGAAAGCGACCACCTCGGGACGTTACTCGACTGTCGAGAGGACGTCCTCGAGTGGGTCACCGAATAG